In one Brassica oleracea var. oleracea cultivar TO1000 chromosome C9, BOL, whole genome shotgun sequence genomic region, the following are encoded:
- the LOC106313139 gene encoding protein timeless homolog isoform X2, producing the protein MDTEERTSTKTKKKMDLEGLSVICSDLGEPEEDGEGRRIGYSKSDYCLDNLKDLLRFLRRDDPQSRDVFKQVCAWNIVSKDLIPIIEHYQDEHSLVLNAESDSDDVPQQIEYLWGLKSAFTVSNNIVAVVVSLLETPLENLELDDFNEEDWKLVQLVLTLFRNLLAIHDISPLQKAGESTCYFLSLRDQFLELLSRENVMDIFIVLTQTIECNNLLRHDNLLLLEIYHYILLGQDMELIALAPEKLDQGKKAAVESLKKLMEAEEAKRKLARLNNANQRHSQFGGTFTRVTMGGTKAVLTGIPSNEESTLLKPHISGGAREKIVWEHGSIPVTNDNVLKLLHDFINQFMSGGYNVLMQSVCEDIEKEHPSVQNSDIVTFFQVAQAVTSFQFHKSLASTPARDTEETPELSTNQNTGGNFSKSDICAPIAATINDRMFSLVISKWRTAFDGLKETKDFKFLSAAGSLVKIMLCLLDLVIKLRPEDSREAFTVRILLYKLFYDQTDQGMCQFILNLVRSFDTHKQPKSELGDLVESIHIIVGLMENLQGRGTLRVSKKLRKARKKKPMGNKEATLHEPSENHPSTSNQDSTAKTIPVVDSTVPIEDGPPNNPGDSNLGTEADETPQTHGPKSNHVVDDMSCGTDDSSDGEDQTATDEVDFKVSTFISAFANNSIIQNICWLLKFYRSNTKQTNHHVISILRRITEDLELSPMLYQLSLLITFHKILDEQKACPSKDYENIVTFLTDLVRNMLKKMKSQPLLFVEILFPKSRKECHYINAEYMLHELGHLRKQMGNQEKASGTQENVSSSDKGWARRNIADALGDDEADVVISYDQGFQNEDDHIVENESAGPSKRKRRLVLDADMETKIRDLYERFKDDKDCSRLIAETLDPDGGISAAQVTNKLKQLGLETRKRLRRGTNSMEASKGSNGNDDPDHVEAASDQKPSDSRKRVSSFSKEQETLIKELYEKFKDERRCCYLIANELGSENTYTTGQVSRKLKQLGLRLPRGKKSEAGMKLQDDHDDSSADESDNETLLAFKKRKSMTRRKLEKHTRPSNEISPEGSEDKTERNETSPDVIATSKEEDSGHDYITGKSRESDTYVLISENGPSASSPEDQNLFSDHELEDDELADSGDDSEAGGASLTQSPLSRRKLKMVLDLDDEDD; encoded by the exons ATGGATACGGAGGAGAGAACCTCTACCAAAACGAAGAAGAAGATGGATCTGGAGGGTTTATCAGTCATCTGCAGCGATCTCGGCGAACCCGAGGAAGACGGAGAGGGAAGAAGAATCGGGTACTCCAAAAGCGACTACTGTCTCG ATAATCTGAAAGACTTGCTGAGGTTTCTGCGACGGGACGATCCTCAGAGCAGGGACGTTTTCAAGCAGGTCTGTGCGTGGAATATAGTCTCCAAAGATTTGATTCCGATCATAGAGCATTACCAAGACGAACATAGCTTAGTTCTAAACGCAG AGTCTGATTCAGATGATGTTCCTCAGCAAATTGAGTATCTATGGGGTTTGAAGTCTGCCTTTACTGTAAGCAACAACATCGTTGCAGTGGTTGTGTCTTTGTTAGAAACTCCTTTAGAGAACTTAGAATT AGACGATTTCAACGAGGAAGATTGGAAATTGGTTCAGCTTGTGCTCACTCTGTTCAGGAATCTACTGGCTATCCATGATATTTCGCCGCTTCAGAAGGCTGGAGAATCCACTTGTTACTTTTTGTCGCTAAGGGATCAGTTTCTTGAGCTCCTGTCCCGTGAGAACGTCATGGATATATTTATTGTACTCACTCAGACTATCGAGTGCAACAACTTGTTGAGACATGACAACCTGCTTCTGTTGGAGATCTATCACTATATTCTCTTGGGTCAAGATATGGAGCTCATTGCACTGGCTCCTGAGAAG TTGGATCAAGGGAAAAAGGCTGCTGTGGAAAGTTTGAAGAAGTTAATGGAGGCGGAGGAAGCCAAAAGAAAGCTTGCAAGACTCAACAATGCAAATCAGCGTCATTCACAATTTGGTGGGACATTCACCCGAGTTACCATG GGTGGTACTAAAGCTGTACTGACGGGAATACCTTCTAATGAGGAAAGCACATTACTAAAGCCTCACATAAGTGGTGGAGCCAGAGAGAAGATTGTCTGGGAACATGGATCAATTCCCGTGACAAATGACAATGTTTTGAAGTTGCTGCATGATTTCATCAACCAGTTTATGTCAGGAGGATATAATG TTTTGATGCAGTCCGTATGTGAAGATATAGAAAAGGAGCATCCTTCCGTTCAGAATAGCGACATCGTTACATTCTTCCAGGTTGCTCAGGCAGTCACTTCTTTTCAGTTTCACAAGTCTCTGGCTTCCACT CCAGCAAGGGATACCGAAGAAACTCCTGAACTTTCTACCAATCAGAATACCGGAGGAAACTTTTCTAAGAGTGACATTTGCGCGCCGATTGCAGCAACAATCAATGACAGAATGTTTTCGCTTGTCATTTCAAAATGGCGCACTGCATTTGATGGTCTGAAGGAAACTAAAGATTTTAAGTTTCTATCTGCAGCAGGCTCTCTAGTAAAAATTATG CTTTGCTTGTTAGATCTGGTTATTAAATTGCGACCTGAAGACTCTAGAGAAGCTTTTACTGTTCGCATCTTGCTTTATAAGTTGTTTTACGACCAAACTGATCAAGGGATGTGTCAGTTCATCCTGAATCTGGTGAGAAGTTTTGACACGCACAAGCAACCTAAAAG TGAACTTGGAGATCTGGTGGAAAGCATCCATATAATAGTAGGCCTTATGGAAAACCTTCAAGGGCGTGGAACTTTGAGG GTTTCTAAAAAATTAAGAAAGGCAAGAAAGAAGAAACCCATGGGAAATAAGGAGGCCACATTGCATGAACCGTCTGAAAATCATCCAAGTACATCAAACCAAGATAGCACCGCCAAAACCATACCGGTAGTTGATTCTACAGTTCCTATTGAGGATGGACCTCCCAACAATCCAGGGGATTCAAACCTAGGGACTGAAGCTGATGAAACTCCACAAACGCACGGCCCTAAATCAAATCATGTGGTCGATGATATGTCTTGCGGTACTGACGATTCTTCTGATGGAGAAGACCAAACTGCAACAGATGAAGTCGATTTTAAGGTTTCCACATTTATTTCTGCTTTTGCAAACAACAGCATCATTCAAAACATATGCTGGTTGCTTAAGTTTTACAGAAGCAACACAAAACAGACGAATCACCACGTAATAAGCATTTTGCGGAGGATTACAGAAGACCTGGAACTGTCTCCCATGTTGTATCAG CTGTCACTGCTTATAACGTTCCATAAGATCCTTGATGAGCAGAAAGCTTGTCCTAGTAAAGACTATGAAAACATAGTTACCTTCCTGACAGATCTGGTTAGAAATATGTTGAAGAAAATGAAGTCACAGCCTCTTCTTTTTGTGGAAATTCTCTTCCCAAAGAGTCGCAAAGAATGCCATTACATAAATGCCGAATATATGTTGCATGAACTTGGCCATCTAAGAAAACAAATGGGAAATCAAGAAAAGGCCTCAGGAACTCAAGAAAATGTTTCGTCATCGGACAAAGGGTGGGCCCGCAGAAACATAGCAGATGCTCTTGGGGATGATGAAGCTGACGTTGTGATATCTTATGATCAAGGGTTTCAAAA TGAGGACGATCACATTGTCGAAAATGAATCTGCAGGACCATCTAAAAGAAAGAGAAGACTTGTTCTTGATGCTGACATGGAGACAAAAATTAGAGATCTATACGAAAG GTTCAAAGATGATAAAGATTGCAGCAGGCTTATTGCCGAAACTTTGGATCCTGATGGTGGAATATCTGCTGCGCAAGTAACCAACAAGCTTAAACAGCTAGGTCTAGAAACAAGGAAAAGACTTCGGCGTGGTACGAACTCTATGGAAGCAAGTAAAGGCAGTAATGGAAATGATGATCCAGATCACGTAGAGGCAGCATCAGATCAGAAACCTTC AGACAGCAGAAAAAGAGTGAGTTCCTTTAGCAAAGAACAAGAAACACTTATTAAGGAATTATACGAGAA ATTTAAGGACGAAAGGCGCTGCTGTTATTTAATTGCCAATGAATTGGGGTCTGAGAACACATATACCACTGGCCAAGTTTCACGTAAATTAAAGCAACTTGGGCTGCGTCTCCCTCGTGGTAAGAAGTCAGAAGCTGGCATGAAGCTGCAAGATGACCATGATGACTCTTCAGCTGATGAATCCGATAACGAAACCTTACTAGCATTCAAGAAAAG GAAGAGCATGACAAGACGAAAACTTGAGAAGCACACAAGACCAAGCAATGAGATTTCTCCAGAAGGTTCTGAAGACAAAACAGAGAG GAATGAAACAAGTCCAGATGTGATTGCCACTAGCAAAGAAGAGGACAGTGGTCACGACTATATCACCGGGAAAAGTAGAGAATCAGATACATATGTTCTCATCAGCGAGAATGGTCCATCTGCTTCATCTCCAGAAGATCAAAATCTTTTTTCAGATCATGAGCTGGAGGATGATGAGTTAGCAGATTCCGGTGATGACTCTGAAGCTGGTGGTGCTTCACTGACTCAAAGTCCGCTTAGCAGAAGGAAATTGAAGATGGTACTTGATCTGGACGACGAGGATGATTGA
- the LOC106313139 gene encoding protein timeless homolog isoform X1, with product MDTEERTSTKTKKKMDLEGLSVICSDLGEPEEDGEGRRIGYSKSDYCLDNLKDLLRFLRRDDPQSRDVFKQVCAWNIVSKDLIPIIEHYQDEHSLVLNAVKVLVFLTMPVESDSDDVPQQIEYLWGLKSAFTVSNNIVAVVVSLLETPLENLELDDFNEEDWKLVQLVLTLFRNLLAIHDISPLQKAGESTCYFLSLRDQFLELLSRENVMDIFIVLTQTIECNNLLRHDNLLLLEIYHYILLGQDMELIALAPEKLDQGKKAAVESLKKLMEAEEAKRKLARLNNANQRHSQFGGTFTRVTMGGTKAVLTGIPSNEESTLLKPHISGGAREKIVWEHGSIPVTNDNVLKLLHDFINQFMSGGYNVLMQSVCEDIEKEHPSVQNSDIVTFFQVAQAVTSFQFHKSLASTPARDTEETPELSTNQNTGGNFSKSDICAPIAATINDRMFSLVISKWRTAFDGLKETKDFKFLSAAGSLVKIMLCLLDLVIKLRPEDSREAFTVRILLYKLFYDQTDQGMCQFILNLVRSFDTHKQPKSELGDLVESIHIIVGLMENLQGRGTLRVSKKLRKARKKKPMGNKEATLHEPSENHPSTSNQDSTAKTIPVVDSTVPIEDGPPNNPGDSNLGTEADETPQTHGPKSNHVVDDMSCGTDDSSDGEDQTATDEVDFKVSTFISAFANNSIIQNICWLLKFYRSNTKQTNHHVISILRRITEDLELSPMLYQLSLLITFHKILDEQKACPSKDYENIVTFLTDLVRNMLKKMKSQPLLFVEILFPKSRKECHYINAEYMLHELGHLRKQMGNQEKASGTQENVSSSDKGWARRNIADALGDDEADVVISYDQGFQNEDDHIVENESAGPSKRKRRLVLDADMETKIRDLYERFKDDKDCSRLIAETLDPDGGISAAQVTNKLKQLGLETRKRLRRGTNSMEASKGSNGNDDPDHVEAASDQKPSDSRKRVSSFSKEQETLIKELYEKFKDERRCCYLIANELGSENTYTTGQVSRKLKQLGLRLPRGKKSEAGMKLQDDHDDSSADESDNETLLAFKKRKSMTRRKLEKHTRPSNEISPEGSEDKTERNETSPDVIATSKEEDSGHDYITGKSRESDTYVLISENGPSASSPEDQNLFSDHELEDDELADSGDDSEAGGASLTQSPLSRRKLKMVLDLDDEDD from the exons ATGGATACGGAGGAGAGAACCTCTACCAAAACGAAGAAGAAGATGGATCTGGAGGGTTTATCAGTCATCTGCAGCGATCTCGGCGAACCCGAGGAAGACGGAGAGGGAAGAAGAATCGGGTACTCCAAAAGCGACTACTGTCTCG ATAATCTGAAAGACTTGCTGAGGTTTCTGCGACGGGACGATCCTCAGAGCAGGGACGTTTTCAAGCAGGTCTGTGCGTGGAATATAGTCTCCAAAGATTTGATTCCGATCATAGAGCATTACCAAGACGAACATAGCTTAGTTCTAAACGCAG TTAAGGTGTTGGTGTTTCTCACAATGCCGGTAGAGTCTGATTCAGATGATGTTCCTCAGCAAATTGAGTATCTATGGGGTTTGAAGTCTGCCTTTACTGTAAGCAACAACATCGTTGCAGTGGTTGTGTCTTTGTTAGAAACTCCTTTAGAGAACTTAGAATT AGACGATTTCAACGAGGAAGATTGGAAATTGGTTCAGCTTGTGCTCACTCTGTTCAGGAATCTACTGGCTATCCATGATATTTCGCCGCTTCAGAAGGCTGGAGAATCCACTTGTTACTTTTTGTCGCTAAGGGATCAGTTTCTTGAGCTCCTGTCCCGTGAGAACGTCATGGATATATTTATTGTACTCACTCAGACTATCGAGTGCAACAACTTGTTGAGACATGACAACCTGCTTCTGTTGGAGATCTATCACTATATTCTCTTGGGTCAAGATATGGAGCTCATTGCACTGGCTCCTGAGAAG TTGGATCAAGGGAAAAAGGCTGCTGTGGAAAGTTTGAAGAAGTTAATGGAGGCGGAGGAAGCCAAAAGAAAGCTTGCAAGACTCAACAATGCAAATCAGCGTCATTCACAATTTGGTGGGACATTCACCCGAGTTACCATG GGTGGTACTAAAGCTGTACTGACGGGAATACCTTCTAATGAGGAAAGCACATTACTAAAGCCTCACATAAGTGGTGGAGCCAGAGAGAAGATTGTCTGGGAACATGGATCAATTCCCGTGACAAATGACAATGTTTTGAAGTTGCTGCATGATTTCATCAACCAGTTTATGTCAGGAGGATATAATG TTTTGATGCAGTCCGTATGTGAAGATATAGAAAAGGAGCATCCTTCCGTTCAGAATAGCGACATCGTTACATTCTTCCAGGTTGCTCAGGCAGTCACTTCTTTTCAGTTTCACAAGTCTCTGGCTTCCACT CCAGCAAGGGATACCGAAGAAACTCCTGAACTTTCTACCAATCAGAATACCGGAGGAAACTTTTCTAAGAGTGACATTTGCGCGCCGATTGCAGCAACAATCAATGACAGAATGTTTTCGCTTGTCATTTCAAAATGGCGCACTGCATTTGATGGTCTGAAGGAAACTAAAGATTTTAAGTTTCTATCTGCAGCAGGCTCTCTAGTAAAAATTATG CTTTGCTTGTTAGATCTGGTTATTAAATTGCGACCTGAAGACTCTAGAGAAGCTTTTACTGTTCGCATCTTGCTTTATAAGTTGTTTTACGACCAAACTGATCAAGGGATGTGTCAGTTCATCCTGAATCTGGTGAGAAGTTTTGACACGCACAAGCAACCTAAAAG TGAACTTGGAGATCTGGTGGAAAGCATCCATATAATAGTAGGCCTTATGGAAAACCTTCAAGGGCGTGGAACTTTGAGG GTTTCTAAAAAATTAAGAAAGGCAAGAAAGAAGAAACCCATGGGAAATAAGGAGGCCACATTGCATGAACCGTCTGAAAATCATCCAAGTACATCAAACCAAGATAGCACCGCCAAAACCATACCGGTAGTTGATTCTACAGTTCCTATTGAGGATGGACCTCCCAACAATCCAGGGGATTCAAACCTAGGGACTGAAGCTGATGAAACTCCACAAACGCACGGCCCTAAATCAAATCATGTGGTCGATGATATGTCTTGCGGTACTGACGATTCTTCTGATGGAGAAGACCAAACTGCAACAGATGAAGTCGATTTTAAGGTTTCCACATTTATTTCTGCTTTTGCAAACAACAGCATCATTCAAAACATATGCTGGTTGCTTAAGTTTTACAGAAGCAACACAAAACAGACGAATCACCACGTAATAAGCATTTTGCGGAGGATTACAGAAGACCTGGAACTGTCTCCCATGTTGTATCAG CTGTCACTGCTTATAACGTTCCATAAGATCCTTGATGAGCAGAAAGCTTGTCCTAGTAAAGACTATGAAAACATAGTTACCTTCCTGACAGATCTGGTTAGAAATATGTTGAAGAAAATGAAGTCACAGCCTCTTCTTTTTGTGGAAATTCTCTTCCCAAAGAGTCGCAAAGAATGCCATTACATAAATGCCGAATATATGTTGCATGAACTTGGCCATCTAAGAAAACAAATGGGAAATCAAGAAAAGGCCTCAGGAACTCAAGAAAATGTTTCGTCATCGGACAAAGGGTGGGCCCGCAGAAACATAGCAGATGCTCTTGGGGATGATGAAGCTGACGTTGTGATATCTTATGATCAAGGGTTTCAAAA TGAGGACGATCACATTGTCGAAAATGAATCTGCAGGACCATCTAAAAGAAAGAGAAGACTTGTTCTTGATGCTGACATGGAGACAAAAATTAGAGATCTATACGAAAG GTTCAAAGATGATAAAGATTGCAGCAGGCTTATTGCCGAAACTTTGGATCCTGATGGTGGAATATCTGCTGCGCAAGTAACCAACAAGCTTAAACAGCTAGGTCTAGAAACAAGGAAAAGACTTCGGCGTGGTACGAACTCTATGGAAGCAAGTAAAGGCAGTAATGGAAATGATGATCCAGATCACGTAGAGGCAGCATCAGATCAGAAACCTTC AGACAGCAGAAAAAGAGTGAGTTCCTTTAGCAAAGAACAAGAAACACTTATTAAGGAATTATACGAGAA ATTTAAGGACGAAAGGCGCTGCTGTTATTTAATTGCCAATGAATTGGGGTCTGAGAACACATATACCACTGGCCAAGTTTCACGTAAATTAAAGCAACTTGGGCTGCGTCTCCCTCGTGGTAAGAAGTCAGAAGCTGGCATGAAGCTGCAAGATGACCATGATGACTCTTCAGCTGATGAATCCGATAACGAAACCTTACTAGCATTCAAGAAAAG GAAGAGCATGACAAGACGAAAACTTGAGAAGCACACAAGACCAAGCAATGAGATTTCTCCAGAAGGTTCTGAAGACAAAACAGAGAG GAATGAAACAAGTCCAGATGTGATTGCCACTAGCAAAGAAGAGGACAGTGGTCACGACTATATCACCGGGAAAAGTAGAGAATCAGATACATATGTTCTCATCAGCGAGAATGGTCCATCTGCTTCATCTCCAGAAGATCAAAATCTTTTTTCAGATCATGAGCTGGAGGATGATGAGTTAGCAGATTCCGGTGATGACTCTGAAGCTGGTGGTGCTTCACTGACTCAAAGTCCGCTTAGCAGAAGGAAATTGAAGATGGTACTTGATCTGGACGACGAGGATGATTGA
- the LOC106319182 gene encoding plastidial pyruvate kinase 2: MAQVVATRSIQGSMLAPNGGSLSTRSDKFLKPASFAVKVLGNEAKRSGRVSLKSRRVVDTSVRSSTRVETEVVPVSPEDVPNREEQFERLMEMQKFSDTSVGIWSKPTARRKTKIVCTVGPSTNTREMIWKLAEAGMNVARMNMSHGDHASHKKVIDLVKEYNAQSKDNTIAIMLDTKGPEVRSGDLPQPIMLDPGQEFTFTIERGVSTPTCVSVNYDDFVNDVEAGDMLLVDGGMMSFTVKSKTKDSVKCEVVDGGELKSRRHLNVRGKSATLPSITEKDWEDIKFGVENKVDFYAVSFVKDAQVVHELKNYLKGCGADIHVIVKIESADSIPNLNSIITASDGAMVARGDLGAELPIEEVPILQGKIINLCRSMGKAVIVATNMLESMIVHPTPTRAEVSDIAIAVREGADAVMLSGETAHGKFPLKAAGVMHTVALRTEATITTSSEMPANLGQAFKNHMSEMFAYHATMMSNTLGTSTVVFTRTGFMAILLSHYRPSGTIYAFTNEKKIQQRLALYQGVCPIYMEFSDDAEETFANALATLLKQGMVKKGEEIAIVQSGSQPIWRSQSTHNIQVRKV; the protein is encoded by the exons ATGGCTCAGGTGGTTGCTACTAGGTCGATTCAAGGCTCAATGTTGGCCCCCAACGGTGGATCTCTGTCTACGAGATCCGACAAGTTCTTGAAGCCGGCAAGTTTCGCGGTGAAGGTTCTGGGAAACGAAGCGAAGAGGAGCGGAAGAGTCTCTCTGAAAAGCAGAAGAGTGGTTGATACTAGTGTGAGATCCTCCACTCGTGTGGAGACTGAAGTGGTTCCAGTGTCTCCCGAAGACGTGCCTAAC AGGGAGGAGCAATTTGAGCGGTTGATGGAAATGCAGAAGTTCAGTGACACATCTGTAGGGATCTGGTCGAAGCCGACAGCGAGGAGGAAGACAAAGATTGTCTGCACAGTTGGTCCTTCAACAAACACAAGAGAAATGATATGGAAACTGGCGGAAGCAGGGATGAATGTTGCACGGATGAACATGTCTCATGGGGATCATGCTTCTCATAAGAAGGTTATTGATTTGGTCAAAGAGTACAACGCACAGTCTAAGGACAACACTATTGCTATCATGCTTGATACCAAG GGTCCAGAAGTTAGGAGTGGAGATTTACCACAACCGATTATGTTAGACCCCGGTCAAGAGTTTACTTTTACAATTGAGAGAGGAGTCAGCACACCAACTTGTGTCAGTGTTAACTATGATGATTTTGTCAACGATGTTGAAGCGGGAGACATGCTCCTTGTTGATG GTGGTATGATGTCGTTTACGGTGAAGTCTAAGACTAAAGACTCTGTCAAATGTGAAGTTGTTGATGGTGGAGAACTTAAGTCAAGGAGACACTTGAATGTCCGAGGGAAGAGTGCAACCTTACCTTCAATCACTG AGAAGGATTGGGAGGATATTAAGTTCGGAGTGGAGAACAAAGTTGACTTTTATGCAGTTTCTTTTGTCAAAGATGCACAAGTGGTACATGAACTCAAGAATTACCTTAAAG GTTGTGGTGCTGATATTCACGTGATAGTAAAAATTGAGAGCGCAGACTCCATCCCTAACTTGAATTCCATTATCACCGCATCAGATGGG GCAATGGTTGCAAGAGGTGATCTTGGTGCAGAGCTTCCTATTGAAGAAGTACCCATTCTTCAG GGAAAGATCATTAACCTATGCCGTAGCATGGGAAAAGCTGTTATCGTTGCGACTAACATGCTTGAGAGTATGATAGTTCATCCAACTCCAACCCGGGCGGAGGTTTCTGACATTGCTATTGCTGTTAGAGAAGGTGCTGATGCAGTCATGCTTTCAGGAGAAACTGCCCACGGAAA ATTCCCGTTGAAAGCTGCTGGAGTGATGCACACTGTTGCACTGCGAACAGAAGCCACCATTACTACTAGTAGTGAAATGCCAGCTAATCTTGGCCAAGCCTTTAAG AACCATATGAGTGAGATGTTTGCATACCATGCAACCATGATGTCAAACACACTTGGAACTTCAACTGTTGTCTTCACAAGAACTGGTTTCATGGCCATACTACTAAGTCACTATCGCCCTTCCGGCACTATCTATGCTTTCACGAACGA GAAAAAAATACAGCAAAGATTAGCGTTGTATCAAGGTGTATGTCCCATATATATGGAGTTCTCAGATGATGCAGAAGAGACTTTCGCTAATGCTTTGGCTACGCTACTG AAACAAGGAATGGTGAAGAAGGGAGAGGAAATAGCGATTGTGCAGAGCGGGTCACAACCAATCTGGAGATCTCAATCGACTCATAACATTCAAGTCCGCAAGGTGTAA